A genomic window from Nocardioides rotundus includes:
- the pcaDC gene encoding bifunctional 3-oxoadipate enol-lactonase/4-carboxymuconolactone decarboxylase PcaDC — protein MRLTLTELGGDPEAPLMVLGPSLGTSARSLWTGVAGDLSDDFRVVGWDLPGHGDSEPAQDFDVAGLAAAVVAAVDELAPGQAFHYAGDSLGGATGLQLLLDHPDRVRTATLISTGAKIGTSESWAERAELVRREGTGALVEATPARWFAAGFTERAPAIAEDLLAALTAADGPSYSAACEALAAFDVRDRLAEIAVPVLAVAGAEDVPTPPASLRHIADGVQHGELAVLDAAAHLPPAEQPDQIAALIREHAETAEPATRTGRQVRAAGMKVRREVLGDEHVDRASAAATDLTAEFQDLITTYAWGEIWTRPGLDRRSRSMITLTALIARGHHDELAMHVRAARRNGLSVAEIGEVILQSAIYCGVPDANTAFKIAQQALADDDA, from the coding sequence ATGAGACTGACGCTGACCGAGCTGGGCGGCGACCCCGAGGCCCCGCTGATGGTGCTGGGCCCCTCGCTGGGCACGTCCGCGCGCTCGCTGTGGACCGGCGTCGCGGGCGACCTCAGCGACGACTTCCGGGTCGTCGGATGGGACCTGCCCGGCCACGGGGACAGCGAGCCCGCGCAGGACTTCGACGTCGCCGGTCTCGCCGCTGCGGTGGTCGCCGCGGTGGACGAGCTCGCCCCCGGGCAGGCCTTCCACTACGCCGGCGACTCCCTCGGCGGGGCCACCGGGCTGCAGCTGCTGCTCGACCACCCCGACCGGGTGCGCACGGCCACCCTCATCTCGACCGGCGCGAAGATCGGCACCTCCGAGAGCTGGGCCGAGCGCGCCGAGCTCGTCCGCCGCGAGGGCACGGGGGCGCTGGTCGAGGCCACGCCCGCCCGCTGGTTCGCCGCCGGGTTCACCGAGCGAGCGCCCGCGATCGCCGAGGACCTGCTGGCGGCGCTCACGGCGGCCGACGGGCCGTCGTACTCCGCCGCCTGCGAGGCGCTGGCCGCCTTCGACGTGCGCGACCGGCTCGCCGAGATCGCCGTCCCCGTCCTCGCCGTGGCCGGTGCGGAGGACGTCCCGACGCCGCCCGCCTCGCTGCGGCACATCGCCGACGGCGTGCAGCACGGCGAGCTTGCCGTCCTCGACGCCGCGGCGCACCTGCCACCCGCCGAGCAGCCCGACCAGATCGCCGCGCTGATCCGCGAGCACGCCGAGACCGCCGAGCCAGCGACGCGGACCGGGCGACAGGTCCGCGCGGCGGGGATGAAGGTACGCCGGGAGGTGCTCGGCGACGAGCACGTCGACCGCGCCTCGGCCGCGGCGACCGACCTGACCGCGGAGTTCCAGGACCTCATCACGACCTACGCCTGGGGCGAGATCTGGACCCGGCCCGGCCTGGACCGGCGCTCCCGCTCGATGATCACGCTCACCGCGCTGATCGCGCGCGGCCACCACGACGAGCTCGCGATGCACGTGCGCGCGGCCCGCCGCAACGGGCTGAGCGTCGCCGAGATCGGCGAGGTGATCCTGCAGTCGGCGATCTACTGCGGCGTCCCCGACGCCAACACCGCCTTCAAGATCGCCCAGCAGGCGCTCGCCGACGACGACGCCTGA
- a CDS encoding dioxygenase family protein, with amino-acid sequence MNHQSDDQQVAVEEDLVERVRGSLAGTADARVHEVMDSLVRHLHAFLREVRLTEEEWKAGIDFLTACGDITDEKRQEFILLSDVLGASMQTIAINNEAYADATEATVFGPFFVEDSPGIELGGDMAGGAPGQPCWVEGTVRTVDGDPVPGARVEVWEADEDGFYDVQYADERVAGRAHLFTDEDGGFRFWAVTPTPYPIPDDGPVGRLLDATGRSPMRAAHLHFMVTADDLRTLVTHIFVRGDDHLDSDSVFGVKESLVTDFEPQPAGTPTPDGRDLADRDWARARFDIVLAPAGT; translated from the coding sequence ATGAACCACCAGTCCGACGACCAGCAGGTCGCCGTCGAGGAGGACCTGGTCGAGCGGGTGCGCGGCTCGCTCGCCGGCACCGCGGACGCGCGGGTCCACGAGGTGATGGACTCGCTCGTGCGGCACCTCCACGCCTTCCTCCGCGAGGTCCGGCTCACCGAGGAGGAGTGGAAGGCTGGGATCGACTTCCTCACCGCCTGCGGCGACATCACCGACGAGAAGCGCCAGGAGTTCATCCTGCTCTCCGACGTCCTCGGCGCCTCGATGCAGACGATCGCGATCAACAACGAGGCCTACGCCGACGCGACCGAGGCGACGGTCTTCGGCCCGTTCTTCGTCGAGGACTCCCCGGGCATCGAGCTCGGCGGGGACATGGCCGGCGGCGCGCCGGGGCAGCCGTGCTGGGTCGAGGGGACGGTCCGGACCGTCGACGGCGACCCGGTCCCCGGCGCCCGGGTCGAGGTGTGGGAGGCCGACGAGGACGGCTTCTACGACGTGCAGTACGCCGACGAGCGGGTGGCCGGCCGTGCCCACCTCTTCACCGACGAGGACGGGGGGTTCCGCTTCTGGGCGGTCACCCCGACGCCGTACCCGATCCCCGACGACGGGCCGGTCGGCCGGCTGCTCGACGCGACCGGTCGGTCGCCGATGCGGGCCGCGCACCTGCACTTCATGGTCACCGCCGACGACCTGCGCACCCTGGTGACGCACATCTTCGTGCGTGGCGACGACCACCTCGACTCCGACTCGGTGTTCGGGGTGAAGGAGTCGCTGGTCACGGACTTCGAGCCCCAGCCCGCCGGGACGCCGACCCCGGACGGCCGGGACCTCGCGGACCGGGACTGGGCGCGTGCCCGCTTCGACATCGTGCTCGCGCCCGCGGGAACGTGA